The following is a genomic window from Xiphophorus couchianus chromosome 5, X_couchianus-1.0, whole genome shotgun sequence.
AAGGTAAGATATTTAGTTAATTTGTACtgtgaattaattaattttaataggATGTATGTCTTTGTTGAACTGTTGACCATGAACAAATTACAGTTTCAGAATTGAGTACATAGTTTTCAATACAATGCAATTTATGTCATCATGGTGACTTTCAAAGCAGTGGAAGTTTTCAAAGTACCTTAAAGCCTTTAACCGtgatctttatttaaaacagaacataaaaatttTATCCAGAATGTtcaattttgcacatttgaaaaaaaaaaaattgttaatctATATTTAACTATTCCATCTGATCTAAACGTAAGGTGTAATGGTTTATTTGAGATTTTGGATTTTGCTTGTCTTCTGtggttttttacatttaaattttttcacaggTTGTTCAAAAGTCTGGCATTCATCCTGCCTTAAACAAATTATAAAGGATGATGGATCTCAGGTGAATATCCACATACGTTTTTTTAGCTTTGCCTTCTAAGTCTCCATTAtaacataaattatatttccCACTTCCCACTCCCAATTTCAGGCAAAAGAACTGTTTAAGTATTCCATAGCTGACTCCTCATCAGATAACAACACATCACCTTCCAAAGAATGTGAAATGTCAGATGATGACCATGCATCTGATATTGACTACATACCAAATTCAGAATCTGCAGAAGCTGATGAAGACTCAGATGTTAGCATCCCTCTTCAGCCCATCAAGTCTAAAGTTGGACAACTTCAAGGAAACCCAACAATACCCGATCTCACTTCATTCTTGCCAGACTCAAGTTCTGTGGTTGAACCTTGCACATCAAATTACTGGCCTCCTTTTCACACAGATGATATGGGTGATGGCACATTCGAAACATTCAGCCCAGCCAAGTCTACCAAAGACtcaaacaataaaccaaaaagTCAAAAGGAGCTTCACAAACAGGAATCCTCACAGCATATTTTGAGTGCTAAGAACTATTGCTTTGTATGTGGTAGGCCACAGAGCAAAATTTCACGCCATTTAAAAACCCACAAGACACATGCTGAAATTGCTTATGCCTTTTCCCTTCCGGAAGACTCAAAAGAGCGCAATGTTCTTCtagaaaaaatgagaaacaaggGGAACTTCAAACATAACTGTGAGGTTTTACAAAGTGGGAAAGGATCGTTGAAAGTTAAGAGAAAGCCAAAAGCAAAGACTGGAACATTTATACATTGTATGTACTGCCAAGGTATGTACATTCGAAAGGAACTATGGAGACATGTGCAAAGATGCCCCTGTAAGCCACAAAATGAAGATTTGAACCAAGGACATGGAAGAACCAAAGTACTGGGTTTTGCTATGGCTCAAGAGTCTGCATTCTGTCAAGAGATTTCAAGTGGGGTTTGGAAGCTCCTCGGTCCCATGAAGCAGGATGATGTAGCCACAGTTGTGAGAAATGACCTGACCATTATTCAGTTTGCCCAGTCTCTCTACAACAGACATGGACAAGACCCTACTAAGTATGAGTACATCCGACAGAAGCTCCGTGAAATTGGACGTCTGTTAATATGTCTACGGTCTGAATTCTCTATACATAACTTGGAGGAAGCTGTGAAACCTGCTAACTTCCAAAGAGTTGTCCAGGCAGTAAAGATTGTCTGCGGTTttgatgaagaaaagcattcatACCAAACACCAAGTCTTGCACTAAAACTGGGACATACACTACAGAAAATCAGTGACATTATCCATTGCCGAGCGCTCATGGCAGAAGATGAAGAACTGATTAAGTCAACAGACACTTTCAAAAAGCTGTATACATCCAAGTGGTCTGAGTTAGTGTCACATACTGCCTTGAACACTCTGAGTCATGCCAAATATAATAAGCCATTAACCTTACCATTCACAGAAGATGTTCAGAGTCTTCATAGGTACCTTAAGAAATCTggagaaaatgcattttctaacTTGAAAGAAGAGGTCAGCCCCCAGAATTATGCAGAACTTGCAAAAGTTACTCTTGCACAGGTCATTGTGTTCAATCGAAGACGAGCTGGAGAAGTCTCAAAGATGCGTCTCAGAGGTTTCCAGCAGAGAGATGACTCCAAGCTCCATGAAGATGTTGCTGCTGGATTGTCCAAGGTTGAAAAAAGGCTCTGTAGCTACTTCAGCCGTGTTGAAATAATTGGAAAAAGAGGTCGAAAAGTTGCGGTTCTCCTTTCTCCAGATGTGGTGGATGCTCTGACTCTGCTGGTCAGCAAAAGAGAGCAATGTGGTGTTTGCTCCacaaacatctttctttttgccCGACCAAGATCTCAAAGTCACTACAGGGGCCAAGACTGTTTGCGTGTTTATGGAAGCCAATGTGGGGCGAAGCATCCCGAGTTCCTCAGGTCCACGCAACTCAGGAAGCATGTTGCCACATTGTCACAAGTCCTCAAcctcaaaaataatgaaattgaCCAGGTGGCTGACTTCCTGGGACATGATATTCGTGTCCACAGGGAATTTTATCGCTTACCTGTGCCAACAACACAACTGGCAAAGATTTCTAAGCTTCTTTTGTCCATGGAGAAAGGACACGTATCTACCCTGCAAGGAAAATCCCTTGATGACATCGAAATCGAAGGTTATTGCTGAATTTCTTTTGTGATCTTATTTCCATTAGTAGGACTTGTCTGACATAATCAACATTCATAAAACTGgtggatttaaataaatgattattattgGAAAATATTACAGTAGGGATTCTCTGTTagaaaatactaataaatacaaaatgtgttttaagccTCATTTTGGTAATGCTTAGATATAATTTTATGTATGGCACTCATTTGTATTCTAATAATGCCTTTCAGATGAAATAGAACTAAGTGAGgatgaagaaaaggaagattTAAGTGATTTGGATGACTGCGATTCTGTGGAACCTGAGGAACCCGTGGAAACCGTGGAATCTGTGGAACCTGAGGAACCTGTGGAACCTGAGGAACCTGTGGAACCTGAGGAACCTGTGGAGCCTGTGGAACCTGAGCAAAGCAAGAATATGGATGATTTGTGTATGTTACTTGAATCCAAAGATGCTATAACTTTTTGtctatctgttttttgttttttaaacttttgttgtttgtcttaGTGGGAGCAGTGTCATCGACAGCAGAGGAAACTGTCCCTCCTGTTGAAGGCAAGTCAAGTTTCCTTATGAGTCTGTGTTTTGATCCTAGCTACATTTAGTTAAAGCATAATTCTACTGCGCTGACCATATTAACTAGTTCATGCTTAAAGGCCATGCAGTCTAGATGACCTCAAACTATATGCCATTTGCTTGAGACATGTGCCAACCTAGTGAAGAGTGTTACGACCGGCTCTTTGAGCCATACCAAAGACAGGAAGACACGGAGTTCAACAATAAATAAGCTCTTTATTGAGCACaagcatgaaataaaactaaactgaaacaacttgttttttgtcCACATGCCTCCATTTGGGAgattgcttttgtttctgcttggACATTTCTCATTGTCCTTCTTCTCCACCCAATTTCcagtaatttcacatttttgaagcATTGTATTCCAAATTTTTGTCCACTTTCTCAGTTAGTTGATTAGTAGAGAAACTTACAAACAT
Proteins encoded in this region:
- the LOC114144601 gene encoding uncharacterized protein LOC114144601, giving the protein MQRRRRINPKEDAKYYIDTKTDKVGLDVTYINAFKGRGIFATTSFQKGDFLCEYRGELISKEECERRQRVYHDNLKVFLFEFYFNGKLWCVDAAKEDCSLGRLINDDNISPNAKMKYLTVQQKPHLCLFATRDINQGEEITYNYGDSDWPWRLKNSSGMSSTGQDVEVPSTSQLVSYYGPVSSKDQIKIRAENDPDQMITSVKNETDPVLDSLPIKELEKEMSQSPDCTHSTSTAGNTEQIRAENDQDQMTTSVPNETDPVLDSLPINSEELEKEMTQSPDCPCTTSSAGNTEQIRAENDQDQMTTSVPNEIDPVLDSLPINSEELEKEMTQSPDCPCTTSSAGNTEQIRAENDQDQMTTSVPNEIDPVLDSLPINSEELEKEMTQSPDCPCTTSSAGNTEQIRAENDQDQMTTSVPNEIDPVLDSLPINSEELEEEMSQSPDCPCTTSSAGNTEQIRAENDQDQMTTSVPNEIDPVLDSLPINSEELEEEMSQSPDCPHTTSSAGNTEQCQKHHLMCTTVSSLEKCTQCFGPCSSFKWVGYQCKGCSKVWHSSCLKQIIKDDGSQAKELFKYSIADSSSDNNTSPSKECEMSDDDHASDIDYIPNSESAEADEDSDVSIPLQPIKSKVGQLQGNPTIPDLTSFLPDSSSVVEPCTSNYWPPFHTDDMGDGTFETFSPAKSTKDSNNKPKSQKELHKQESSQHILSAKNYCFVCGRPQSKISRHLKTHKTHAEIAYAFSLPEDSKERNVLLEKMRNKGNFKHNCEVLQSGKGSLKVKRKPKAKTGTFIHCMYCQGMYIRKELWRHVQRCPCKPQNEDLNQGHGRTKVLGFAMAQESAFCQEISSGVWKLLGPMKQDDVATVVRNDLTIIQFAQSLYNRHGQDPTKYEYIRQKLREIGRLLICLRSEFSIHNLEEAVKPANFQRVVQAVKIVCGFDEEKHSYQTPSLALKLGHTLQKISDIIHCRALMAEDEELIKSTDTFKKLYTSKWSELVSHTALNTLSHAKYNKPLTLPFTEDVQSLHRYLKKSGENAFSNLKEEVSPQNYAELAKVTLAQVIVFNRRRAGEVSKMRLRGFQQRDDSKLHEDVAAGLSKVEKRLCSYFSRVEIIGKRGRKVAVLLSPDVVDALTLLVSKREQCGVCSTNIFLFARPRSQSHYRGQDCLRVYGSQCGAKHPEFLRSTQLRKHVATLSQVLNLKNNEIDQVADFLGHDIRVHREFYRLPVPTTQLAKISKLLLSMEKGHVSTLQGKSLDDIEIEDEIELSEDEEKEDLSDLDDCDSVEPEEPVETVESVEPEEPVEPEEPVEPEEPVEPVEPEQSKNMDDLLGAVSSTAEETVPPVEETSSAAPRRQPKKPWSSAEVSAVMRHFKAHIGKGKLATKNECKHCKLVEGPVLAQRTAQNIRDFVRNRGITAMRQAQKKRL